The sequence tcctgtttctccCCCATTCAGTTGTCTTCATTATCTCTCCATTCCCCTGTTTCATCACCACCTTATCCCTTCTTCCCTCTTCTCTTCCCCACTTGCCCAGATTTCAAGACCCCTTGCTTGCACTGTTACCACCAGGCGCAAGTGGATTTGCAGGTGTATATGAGACCAGGCTCCTGTAAGGCTGACCCTCAAAGCCTGGCAGTGAGTGTGTCCCCAGACCCCATCTTAGGCAACACAAATCAAGTGGATCACCAAGGAGAAGATTCCATATGCCCTACATGCTGCTATATGGCCTTTTTGACTGAGGCACAGGTCAGGATTGGGAAGGTGCCGTGGCACCTGGCCTATGcccacacactctctttcaGCAAACAGACTCCATTTCTGGAAGTCTGAGACTCTTTGCAGCTtcaagtttcctttttttatatttgtccaaCCATTTCTTGTTGTCTGGGGCGGTAGGtgggtttttaaaaatggtaaatggactgcatttatatagtgctttttctactcatttgagtactcaaagcacagTTATATGTgtcacatctacctaccagtggcagaggctgccatACAAggtaccaactggccactgggagcatTTGGGGATTCAGTATCTTGCTCAAGCACACTTCAACACTCTGCCAGGAGGAGCCAGATTCTAACCAGGGATCTTCCAATCTCCAGtcaactgctctacctcctgaaCCACTGCCGCccccaaaataaaatgctgactGCACATTACATTTTGGACACAAAAAGtcagccattttcacatttccagctgaattccccccccccctcttttctgttttttatcaCCATTGCAATCTCATCCGTTGTTagtgttttttcccctataATGTAGTCATTGCacttatttttctaaaaaaaaaaaaatgtaatctcttGGTTCTTCTCAACAATTtatctttctttcattttccctccTACACACTCACGTCTACACATACCACacatatttttcctgtttttcagtttctgttggAGCTTTGTCATTCTCAGTGAAAGAGACTTGCAAGGGTGTCTGGATCATCCTGAGAACACtatcccctcctccctctccttcagcaCAGTCTGGACtaaaggcttttaaaaatggtcaTCAAAAACCAAGGAAAGAAACTGATAATTCTAGAAAAAGGGGGGgactaaaaatgaaatggaagtcAGGAAGAAGCTGagaacagaaaggaaagagagaggttaTACTGAACAGGAGGAATGTACACAGGTTTACTGTTAACATCTGACCACTGGTGTTTTTTGACTAGTTTTATGTTGGTGCTGTTACTCCCCATCCACTCCCATCTCCTGGATCAGAGCTGAAATACAGGTTAGCACCCAATAATCTGTCAGACTGTCAGTCTGACTATGGGAGGGGGGACCTGGTTTTCAGTCCAGAAgttgctgattttttttgcactcaTCTGATTGCCTCTAAGTTAATTCGGTTGTGAATTTACTGAGGTTGAATTTAATTTTCTAGCAGTTCTGTTAGCGCTCAGTCTGTTGTAGGTTGGGGCGGCATAAACTGACATCTGTTGTTCTTGCAACATTGctgttgcattgcatttcagtaATGTGACATTGTGAGAACATTGTGTAGTGAccttctgtgtttgctgtgtacATTTGTATTGAATAACCTTATCTACTTCCTTGTTTGTGCGTGTTTACTATTGTGACAGAATGACTAACATTGCACAAAGGTGGATTTTCATTCTTTGGGGCACATTTCCAGAGACTATAAGTGCTGCAGGAAAGGGGGTGTGTTGAAGAAAGTTGCCACGTTGAATCAGATTTCATTGTGTGGCATTGTTGTGGCGGTTGTGCAGTAAGACTCCCCAGGTTACCCTTTTTGTAGGGTACCCTTTAATCTGTACTGTTTGGAAATGGCAAACTCTATCCTCCTTGATCAGAGTTGATTACTCACTGCTTTAATTCAGTGCCGTTTATTGAAATATGGCAAAGATACAGACTAAAATGATGTATGTTAGTTAAAGCCAGCATTGTTTTTTGCCAATCTGTTGTACTTGTGTATATCAATTTAGTATCTCTTATTTCCAAGCAGCCAAGACGTTTGCTGGTCAATGGAATTTTCTTCCAAGTGAAGATTGAAGAAAGGTGGTTGGAGTATGTGGGTTAAGTAGAGTGGGTCCAGATGGCGAATGTATGTTGTTTATTGCAAGATAAAACTTTCTAATGGGAAATAATTATAATAGGACACGGGGTTCGCTATAGGGTTGTTGATGCCCAGTACTACTGCATGTTTAGTCTGTTTGTTCTTGTATGGTTTGTACAGATCATTGTATGTACATAATTTCAATCATATCTTCCTATTTTGTAATAAACAATGAGAGTATATACGTAGTATGAAACATCGTAATTGGTTGCCTATTGTAAATTGCCATGCAGAGGGAAGCCGTGCACCATTGCTGTCTTCACCCCGCCCCCGAGCCTCGGCAGTTTCAATCAATTGAAGGTTATGTGGATAGCTGCCTGTACGCCACTTGGTTATTGTAATTTAACTCGTGTGTTCATAAAGAACTTAACGATTTTATTGCAGCTTCTCAAAGCATAGAGGTAGGTTTCGTCGACCAGACATTTAAGTCTTTTTTCGtagacagaaaaacagtaaacgTGTGTTTCAAACGCTGTTGAGCCCGTTAGCTGACTACCTTGCTGTGCATTGAAAACACGTGAATAGTGTGTAACTTAGCTATCCGGCTGTGACAGATACTCGAACGGTGACAGATCACTGTTTGCTAGTGGAATACTGGGGAGTTAAGGACTAAATTACGCTAGCCTGGCGTTTCCCCTCTCGGGTGTGCTACCATGTGGTTCGGATTTTGGGGACAGATGGAAAGCAGACACCGAGGCTTACAGGCCTGTGGCTCAACTTCCGTCGCCGAAATGTTCAAGAACTTCATAGTCTTGGTTTTGTAGCACATACATCTACTAAGATACTTCCAGACGTAACAGCAGTTATGGTGTTAACATCAGATCAAGTCCGTAATTTAATTTGATCTTGTTTCTCTGATTCGGAACAACGAACGGAGCATAATTTCTAACACTCGTTCAAGATGCAGGGTACCGGCCGTCACGAGAGTAACGCAGCTCGACCCCTCTTTGGGGGCGCACTGTCGGCAGTCATCCCGCACAACGCTAGTGACATCAGGTGAATTTTTTAAGTTTGTTGCACAATACTCTTGTTTATTTGgaatttctttatttatgtatgacatgtagctagctaccgTAAGAACGAGCGTCTGTACGTAGGTTTTGAAGTTAGTAATCTCGTGTATCCATGCTCTCGAACATGAACCACCAGTAAACTGCAAGAAGTACTAGTTAAAGGGGCTGgaattcaaaatcaaaagttGGACATCCACAGCTCGTGAGAAGGAACATTGCTTGTGCAACCGTATattcagtgtggaaaaaaaatgtttcaatggATGTGTAtgataaagcaaaaaaattgGAGTATCATGTTTTGATTATAGACACATGGCTGACTAAATATTCACAGTGAGACATCACATCCAACAAAAGTGAATCACGTATAGTGTAGCACCATAGAATCACCTGTCAGATTTCCTTTTCATTGTCATAGTTTGCCTTTCATGTGAGTAAAGTACCCTGGGCATTATTTGTCCAAATGTGTTTCCCTTTCATCATGCTCCTGTTTCCATCCCTGTGTCATACTGCACTGTTTGAGAGTGCAGTGAGCTGAGAGAGATCCCAGACAACCAGGAAGTCTTtgctcacagacatacagaccAGAGCCTCATTGTGGATCTGCTGGAGTATCAGAGTCATGTGGAAGACAGCGAAGCTGCCAGGTAGAACGGCACACCATcacatctgttcttttgtgctggaagttgctaaatgaatgtaatgtaatgtgttgttacCATCCTGTCAGCAGTGGTTACATGACTTTAGTAGAGCTGTGTATGCACCTGCGGTTACTTCTGAGGTCACAGGAGTAACAAGATCATAGCCAGTCCCAAAGATGTACATGTGGGATGCACATGAAAGCTAATTGGAGATTTAGCAGCCTTATGCTAGGAACAAGCATCTTGCTTGTGTGGTGGCTGAGCTACCAAATTCTACCATAAATGTAACTGATTATAATTTGTGCCAGGCAATATATTCTTATTGCTGGGTGCATAAGGCTGTAGTGGCTCATAGTTTTCAGGAGAGATTCCCCTTTTTTTGGACAGATTGTATGACAGTAGAAATGGAAATCAAAGAACTGACAATTCTCACATAttgttttgcaaatgaaaaaaacaagtgcaGTTGGGGTttagaaaaattaaattacgtTCAGCTGGTAGGCCCCAGAAAGTATCAGAGCAAGCTTCACCCAAAATCCACCCATATTCTCTCCAAGGTATCACTTTGAAGACCTGGCTGGCAGTTATGAGGCATCAAGTGCAGGGGCCTCAGTGGTGGGGAGTGTGGATCCCCTTCCGAAGCCTCAGCTTTCACTGCAGGAGTGCAGCTCTGCCTGGTTACTAACTGGTACACAGCACATCTCCAAATTCAATGAGGAGGTCAGTCTTGAATCTATATATCCTTCTCCTCAGTGCTTTATCTCAGTCCTTGCAATTCCTGataatgaacaatgaaaaattaGATTTGTTTTTAGGTAGATATAACCCGGGGGTCTATTTATTCTTGCAACTTGGTAATTGATTATTTTGAGACCTCTAAAGGATTGCCACACTCCACAATCAGGTTTGCCACTGCTTACTGTGCAGTAATGACCAGTAAACTTTGGCCCCCTCTGGGCCTTTGTTGAATATTCTTAACTGTCTTTG comes from Megalops cyprinoides isolate fMegCyp1 chromosome 3, fMegCyp1.pri, whole genome shotgun sequence and encodes:
- the rangrf gene encoding ran guanine nucleotide release factor, with protein sequence MQGTGRHESNAARPLFGGALSAVIPHNASDISELREIPDNQEVFAHRHTDQSLIVDLLEYQSHVEDSEAARYHFEDLAGSYEASSAGASVVGSVDPLPKPQLSLQECSSAWLLTGTQHISKFNEEAKNTVNIHLGLFRLPQFSTDILVTFNDPVQINPQSSSAGVDGVITAPWTVQDFHQLLQTLRLLDPGVFG